Below is a genomic region from Brassica rapa cultivar Chiifu-401-42 chromosome A08, CAAS_Brap_v3.01, whole genome shotgun sequence.
CATATAATTATGCATTCGTTTCTTTAGTATAATACGAATACACATGTTGACTTTTCTTGTGCAGTTTCTTGTATCTTTCATAAACATaagctaatatatatatttgtcaaaGTCCTTGGTAATTTGAAGCTATATAAAAAGGCTTTTACATCACATATATTTTGCATTAGTATTCAgaatatttgaaaacaaaagagtATACACTTCGCGTTGACATATATCAAATATCTCTGTGGACTGTGGCTATTCAAGATCACGATGTGTCGATTGCTATGTTGTTGCTTCTGCCGCAAGAAGAAAAAGCCGCGAGATGTAAAAATGGgcaaaaaaggaaagaaagatgGAGGTCTTGTTGTGGTGAAGCCGACTAAGACTAAGAAGCGTCGCAATGAACCAGTAGATGTAAGCGGATGTGCAGACCTATGTTGCTGCTTTGGTGGAGGCGGAGGCGGTggagatggtggtggtggtggatatGGAGGCGGCGGCTGCGGAGGTGGAGGTGGAGGCGGTTAAAAGATGAGAATTTTGTAAATCTGCATgtaatgataatttttttaaacatggtCCTTCTTGtttgtatttaattttcttattcaAGTTGTATATCCACCTATTTGGTTAACAGAGATTTGTATCCAGACTCTGTTATTTCTCATATTTAGTAAAAGAATGAGTCTGTCGAATTTTTTAGCTaattttgtttaagtttttttgagctaattttgtttatgtagactaattaaataataagctggtaatgtttataagaaaataatgtaaAGAAATAAAGCATATCAGACtaattatatgaaaaaattagaaatttagtgtattataaaattataatactttttctaatatgttttatttgagAGTTTAAGATAATGTATGGGAAGTAggaatataagaaaaatgtatAAAGATTTGGGCTTTAGACTtggaaattttaaatcaagctcTACTAAGCAAGTTGCGGAGAAAAATGCAGAAGCCAAACTGTTTAATGGCAAGAGTTCTTCCAGCTAGATAATTTCCAGACGGTGATATACTTAAAGCTACTTTGAAAAAGAAAGCATCGTACGGTTGGAAGTCAATATTACATGGACGAGATCTAATAACTAAGGGACTGAGATATATCATTGGAGATGGTTCACTAGTTAACATGTGGGAAGATCCGTGGATCCCTGATCACCCTCCTCGAGCTCCAAGACCACGGCGAGATATTACTGCTGGAATCAAAGTTAATCAGTTCTTTGACAGAGATAGAAAACAATGGGACATACAAAAACTTCGTGATGAAGTTGTAGAGGAGGATATTGAAAAGATCCTAGAGATCAGAATTAGTCCTACTGCACAACAAGACCTGTTGGGATGGCATTACATTGGAATCTATTCAGGTAAATTAGGTTACTGGCTTGGAACCCATCTACCAAAAATGATCATCAGCTACCTCTTATGGGAATGCAGAGCTTAAAACAAAGATTTGGAAGACAAAGGCCCCAGCTAAATTGAATGATTTTCTTTGGAGGTTATTGTCTAGATCTCTAGCAACAGGTAGTAATTTGAAAAGAACGCATGTAATCAGATATGCTGTTTGTCGACGATGCTGTATGACAGAGGAAACAGAGAATCACATTTTCTTTGAATGTGAGCAAGGTTCTAAAAATCCGTCTAGGTGGGGCATAGGCGGCAACTCGGTCTTATCCGAaacgattttcttaaaatccgATTTATACTGATTTATACGATTCAAATTGGTTTAAACTATTCTAAATAGATTAAAATCGGtttaaatcaattaaatttgTCTAAATATGTGAAATTAagcaataatattattataaatctacaaatttgtttaatttcttatgttttgtatatctaattttcataattcttcataataattttataattgaacataaaaactaaaatatgtcatataaatgtataatataaataaaataaatcaataatttgctAACGCCTAGGCCTCGCCTAGGGCCCGAATAATCTGCCTAGTCGCTAGTCGTTTATAAAGCGCCTAGTAACCACCTAGCGAATTTTAGAATATTGAATGTGAGTATGTGAAGAAGATATGGATAGCATGAGGGATTGCAAATCTAACAATCCTCAGTCAGTCTTCTACTCTAGAAGAAAAGATTTAAGCCTGTATACAGATCTGTACATCAACAAGGATGAGGCATTTTCAAGATTTACCATTATGGATTCTCTGGAGACTTTGGAAATGTCGAAATGTTTTAGTTTTTCAACAGAAACAAACCCACTAGAAGAATACTATGCAATATGCAAAGAATGACGCAAAGGAATGGAAGCAAGTAGAGGATTCAGAAATGTATGAGTCTGACAGAAGGCATGACACAAATGTCCCTCAGAGACAAGGCCATCGGAAAAGGCCTCCAAATGGATGGATAAAATGTAATACAGATGGATCTTTCATCAATGGGAACTCGTTAACAACTGCTGGATGGGTCATACGAGATTCTGATGGAATGTATAGCGGTGCAGTGCAATCATTAGGACAAAGGGTACAAAGGCCTTTAGAAAGTGAATTACAGGCAATTTTAATAGCAATTCAACATTGTTGGAGCTTAGGATATCGCGAGATCGTAATGGAAACAGATTGCAAGACTGCTAAGGAGATCTTACACGACAATAAACTACAGTTTCATGTCTACAATTGGACTAGAGATATTAAATGGCGGTTCGACAAATTTGAAGATATATGTTTCCAATAGACAAGCAGAGGAACAAATAAGGTGGCCGATAAACTTGCAACCTCAAATTCGCGAAGACATCcatttttgtttcattattaAGTACCAAACATCACAAATCTTCTCCAAGAAGATTatatatctattaatttaggttcatatttttttatctactattaacAAATTATAGTAGGACCACTTAAAGAAagttaatatgacatatttgattatttacattaataataaacaaaatataatttttttttaattatagtaaaatctgttgagaaagaatctaacaaaatcttactaaaaatttaaatatttttataaaataacacatcaattaatttcttaattagtaatataatattattataaattagtgttaattaaaaatttattcaaaaacaatattatatactatttttataaatttcataattatattctgtatatataaaaatagaagtggtttatgaattaaatatgataaaactatattaaataggtaaattaacaaaaaagattaaaattgtttcatttaaacaaattatcactcatcattaaaatgtgttaaaattattaaactatacaatattgtacaaaaataaatttgttaacataagttaaacttttatatctacaactatatattatctttttatttattttgaaactctcaacaatatattgtttaaaaatgtttatatacaaaCTATAATAGTatagggaaattgccacaataGCACAttcctaataccacttttcatgtttacactaaccacttttactctcacttttaatgaagagtaaaagacaattatatatttaggattaactaatctaaacttagggtttagagttgaggggtgaagtagagtttttggaatatgaaatttaggattctgataaatatataaataaatacttaaaaaatatataattttttttaaaaatagtttcaaacataattttctttttcaaaaagaaatttgaaaaagaaaataaaaaaaattcgaaaaaaaaatttcaaaaaaaaatttataaaaaagtttgaatttgagaaagtataattcgaaaacacaaaaaataattttactttttttattactatttttatattttatattatttttatttaaaaaataatttattatatatataaataacaagggcataagagtcttttgccacttaatgaaaaatgtgtttttgaaaatgtctccttagtggtggtaaaaattaAAAGTGATACCATGAAAGTAGTAAAAATGTAACTTTCCcaatagtatataataaaatttagttcatatcttatatattaaaacataagtcacaaccttgattcatgtgtgattttttttaaatggacctCCATAGAAAATCATGTTACATTTATTTCTTATTAATATTTTGTGACTTCCTACATCACCTCATATATACGCCTATAATATCGGTTAGTGTAACCAACATATTTTAGCATCATTAATTAATCACATACGACCTTGGTATATCTATTTTCAAAAGTATTTCTATATCGAACCTTACTTTTTCTTAATAAGATTCAATCTTCAACCCGTTCGCGTTATAgatttaataaacaaaaaaaattggatttaacCGGGTTTGACAAACAATACTAATATATGATAGTTTGACTACTCAACCTGTTCGGTTTACACAGTTGTTCAACAACATCACACATCAGACATAACCGGACATCAAGTGATCACCATTTCTCATACATTATTATTTTGACTATTCAGCCGTTCGCTTAATACAGTAAATAAACTTAACAAAATAAGAGTTAACCGGAATGTAATACTATTCATCTTTCGAAGTGCTTTCATAGatcttaaattataatttagaaCCAAGTACATAGTATACATATATCAAAAGATGATCAACAACATGGTTTAAACAGAATATACGATTAATCTCATTAACATGTTTATCTTTAAAGCACTTAAAAACATATTCAAAACCACAATTCAATTGCAATATAAGATTAATCTCAACAATATTACCTATATTCCATAATATTCACATAATTTATTATGGATTTTCATAAAGTGCTCATCGACCATAACCAATGCACGCAAtatctacttttaaaaaatattccatAACCGTATAAATTGTCAAATGTAAATTGACAAATCATTTAATATTGCGTGAGGGTTTACTAACTGGATATACTAAGGGTATAATATCAATCAAAGCTATTAGTATAAGATCACATTACAATCACTATTGGGTTTAGGATAATTGAATGTAAATGTTAACGGcccattggatttatagatagaTAGTATATTGTAGCACATTGtcccattttataaatatactaGATGATTTTCCCTTATTCATgcacggatataaatatttttaaaataaatatattataataattgattgctacttacttttaattttaaattaattaataatttatatgcatcatttatattaataatattatattactttaattatacatatgattttatatatgttatatctaatCGGTTTTATTGTTTTTCAGTCGATTTAATTATCATTTGGGTAAATTAGATTGCATCTATAAATTCAACTGTAAtattgtttattatatatattaaaattttgattaatttcttatttgcatttaggtggttgttgtcttagatatatacatatattttatgaagattatgtataactttttttttttaaatgaagattatgtataacttaagatatattatgcttagaatgaaaaaaaaaaaaaactaaagtgtctgattctaaattacataaattaatataacgaaaCGATAATATTCGGAAgtttcatgcatatatataaattttacaaaagaactaaattgtaacagttgattaatattttattttcattttaatatgttttgagttgtcatatgatttatatttataaaataaattactattcttataaaattatatattcttatcgtagttaaatctatgattttagatataagttgaATTAGTCGAATCATTCATGTTGTGACtatattgagttacatatattctttcaaattcaaaatgaagtataattatttttattataattaagttaAATGTGCATGtcttttcataatatttatcaaattatatgttgattttaaaaaaaaaaatattagaaagtaAAGCGATGATCAATAGGAAGTTACATGCGTAAGTAGCTGATACATTTTTAAAAGCTcatgtacacatatcaacatttacaataatttaaatatcaaagtcttaatattttgtaactatttgatcaaacgatgtttatttttgatttttacatCTCTTAAACATAAGCAgtaaaaaattgtgattttatttaaaaataatattatataagtaaaatataatttatcgatattttttgctgtaattgaaagatattatagttaactaaatttatgaaaaataaataaaacattttaatattactaattataaaTATGTTTAGACAATTAAGCATATATGAGTTgatgttacttaattattttatgtaattatctaagaaaatatatagatatataaaaatatttttattactttgaatttttgtattgtttaaatcttatatattaaaacagaagtcacgaccttgattcatgtgtgatttttttttaaaatggacttAATGGACATATTTCTAGAAAGTcatattacatttaatctctaatcttattatttaaattttgggcttACCAAAAATTTTTAAtggctatcaataattggatttaaagaatagatgatccattgaatttataaatactataccttcatatattaaatatttaaatatttgtcgatgtcaacttttaaaattataaagaattttttttttaaataacaaaaatcttattatctaacaatgattaatattTACTACCTTAAAACAATGAAAACagattttaaactatatagtttatttttaaaattaaacaaaaaataaatgttttattattttctcgataatataaatctatgaagcaaaaattttaatttttttaaaaaattttaaatttgtgaaatgttacaatatctttgaatatgacaataaaacaatatttactaatcattatatatatagttacgattttaataataaaataataatccaaatatatatatatatatatagaataagatacaaatacatttggaaatttaaaagaatctaTTCGATGAAAAAATATActgtaaacttattatgttttaaaaattgatagacacatatattataatatatatactaattttgaattgaaaacaaaatatttatataaaaataaatgaaaacaaaaacccgcgcggttgcgcgggtcgAAATCTActactatttaaaaaatatgttattagaaaactatgaaattttaataatttatttaaaatattaataacaaatcaaattttaattataaatttattttttttattttaattataacaaaaatagttgtgtaacaaaaaaaataattcaaaattcatgtaatcctccaaactcaaaaatagttgtgtaatttttcaaagtttccctcacaaaatattcaattctgaagataaatattcaaaataaaaatgataatatttcaaagtttacaaaagataaaatcatagatattaaagaataattttgtttaaattccTCCCGAAAAACGaactatatatgttgtaaaaattaaagtaatttaatattttgaaattatagttaaaaaaacttaatatcataacatccaaaaaatatcctatatcaataaaatttaataaaacaatatgatagatgctactatgtataaaatttactaaaataatagggttatattatttaaacaaaacaatgtTTTTACTTATAAATCCTGTAAGatactaaaaatgaaatatgttaaagtatataaaatataatttatcttaaacatatatattttatataatataaataaataagtttttaaaatttatcatatGCAAAATGTATaacttaaagaaaaaaacatattttgaaagaggtttttgtttgattatttcatattgttattttattaaacctaactagaaaatatatttgtaacaaataaaaattaataaaaaagtaaaatgtattaaacaaatcattatatgttttatttacacaatatataacactaaaatgaaaattatatatttaaaagatttgtaataatatcaaatacatttataaaatgaaaaaaaatctgCACGGATGtgtgggtcaaaatctagttttcaaTTAAGTTAATGAAATCAGTtggaaaaaaaatgtattagtGCATATATGTCTTAAGCCGGCACGCGCTTTGGATGGATGATCGAATATAAATCATTTGTGgactttcagtttttttttttttgacatagaCTTTGgatgtgcgggtcaaaatctagttttcaaTTATCCAACCTGCTTATGGTGATCTCATTGTATATTTGATTGTTTGAACATTGTTATATGCCCACATACCCGTAATATATAGTTGATTTATTAAATGTtgacttgtttatttatttttttttttttgtcaacaacaaacagactcatatagactctgcgAACCAATCCGGAAGCTCTGCATCCATATGAACGATGAAAGACGATTGTTTTCTGGCACAtcgtgctagactatccgccttttAATTTTCCGTCCGGGGTACATGAATGATCTCTGAGCTAGTAAAACATGTCTTCAGTAGCTTTATGTCCTGCAGGTAAATGTTGACTTGTTTCAAATattaggggtgggcaaaaaaaccgaaccgaaccgatcgaATCGAACCGACTGAACCAAAACCGAttcgaaccaaaccaaagtccATTTCAAATTTTTCAGTTGAGATTTTTCTAACCCGAACGGTTCAGTTCAGTTTggtttaaaccgaaccgaaccgataaacCGAAGtgtttttatagttatttaaattaaaaatattagtaatatcaAGATATTAAAATCCTAATATTAAGCCCACGTAATTTCCTTTTGCACGAAGGAAATcctaatataatttgatttccATGACACTTCGTCTAACTTTTGTAATATTCATCATTAAGCCCACATTATTTCcatgttaatttttttcaatagCGTATacttttaaaccctaaaattaaAACCTAAGCCAAGTCTAATTAAATTGAATTTAATTTACATACTTAATTTTTGATTATGTCCAACGCGATTATTTCATGACAACCATACATGTATGTATTGAAACATGATTTCTTGTACAATAAATAAACTAAGAGAAATTcgattaaaccgaactgaaccgaaatACAAACCGAATTGAATACAAGTCAAACcgaatataaaccgaaccgaacataactgaaccgaaatcgatccaaaccaaactaactatGGTTTACTTCAGCTGGAAAAATTCTAGAACCGAACCaactaaaccgaaccgaactcaAATCGAACCGATAAAATAAccgaagtgcccacccctatcaAATATGATCATTTAGTTTTATGGTCAAGCAAATAAAGTAGTTAataagtttttgttttctttcaggGAAAAAGTACGTAATCAAAGAGAAAATGTcacatttattaattttgttagtACATTTGAAAATTCCTTTGCAATTTCTTGTATCTTTAAT
It encodes:
- the LOC103832658 gene encoding glycine-rich protein 2, whose protein sequence is MCRLLCCCFCRKKKKPRDVKMGKKGKKDGGLVVVKPTKTKKRRNEPVDVSGCADLCCCFGGGGGGGDGGGGGYGGGGCGGGGGGG
- the LOC103832730 gene encoding uncharacterized protein LOC103832730 gives rise to the protein MQYAKNDAKEWKQVEDSEMYESDRRHDTNVPQRQGHRKRPPNGWIKCNTDGSFINGNSLTTAGWVIRDSDGMYSGAVQSLGQRVQRPLESELQAILIAIQHCWSLGYREIVMETDCKTAKEILHDNKLQFHVYNWTRDIKWRFDKFEDICFQ